The following is a genomic window from Nymphalis io chromosome 23, ilAglIoxx1.1, whole genome shotgun sequence.
gacTACGTgattatttatcttttgtaaaaCTATAGTGCTATACATTTTATAGCAATGATAGTGACggtaaaattatcaaaaatgaaCGTTGAAGTGTTTAAGAAAATACTTGATCCGCGTCCTTTATACTCAGTTATGAAAAGTCGCCGATACTCGCAAAATGTGGAGGACATATTTAAATTCTATGACGACCAGCCGAGCCACATGCAGGCGATAAAGGAGAAATACCGGACCTTGGACGAGAAAGACTACAACAGGTTCCTTAGCAAGAGAGCTATGAAGCGGGAGCCGGCGTTGACGAGACAAATAAGTAAGTACTCCATAGAATAATGtactatgaaaaatattacagCAAACCAATGTGGATTAGGggatacacttgtggcagattTATCCAACAGGTTGCAGGTATCCATACGATATTCCCAATACCGCCACGCACGAGTTTATCGACGCCAATTAAACAAATGCAAATTTCATGGTGCTTATCCGAGCTCGAATCCGCAATCTTTtcaagattcacgtgttctaatcaCTGCGCTATCTcggtttttaagatttttatcacTGTACATGATAGTTTTAggggtaattatatattttatattccattATCTCTTTTGAATTCTGTGTGATATAACACAGCTTATTTATTGCCATATGGCGCCGCACCACGTAATGTGTTTGCTTTGATTTTCCGAACACGACAACACTCTATACGATTATATTTGCTTGAATTGCACAAATGCAAATAACGTAAATACTTGAGGCGTTTTGGTTTCTCATGGCATAAGGCATAaggcaatttatttattttcgcaaTCGCTAGGTAGCATTGCACTGTGGTAATATTTGCCATTTCATTAACATTTGGATGAGGTGTCTGTAATGTTTGCGAATACtctgaatattaaattttgatcaCACAAAGCGATTTTGCTACACGAACTTACTATTCAGGGCCACTTTTAAGATGAAATATTGCAAGTAAAAAGCTCATATAGTAGGATCTTCCCTGTGCAATCAACATTACTAAACGAAGCTTGATTATTGacgtatttgtatttatttcatgcTTTAAAAGCCTTTGGaaatgaagaatatttttaatgccaCCGTTGGTCAAGTTTCTAATTTATAAGGCTGTATAGCCCGAGGTCTGATCCCGGGAATCCAATAAAATGTTCTGGTAGCATCCTGGAGTCAAGAATCGAATTCTTGACTCCAAGATGCTACCTCCAAACTCAAAAATAAAGCAGTTTGTTCTGCGCGTAATTTCGTTCATGTCGTGTCAGGTCGCCGTCCGGTCGAATGACGATAGTGATACTTTATAATCTGCGCACTTTGTATGATAcaagaaatagaaaatattgcgATTGATACCacatgtccttttctgtatccttGACAAAATGTATGCGAAATTTCTTAACGTTTGGTAGCTAACacattacaacaaaataaagaaactcactTTCGAGTCCATAATATCAGTTAGACTTAAAAAACTAACCTAACAAAAAAGGTATAATGATCAAATGATCTATATCTAATAGATACTTTATGCTTATGCTGTTGTTTACAGTACTTTGCTTATAAGAGCCTAAAATTAATGTTGAATCAAGTAAACATATTTAACTGATAACAGCTACGTTTTTTGCGAGTAATATGccttttaatgataattacaaTGAGTCAAAGCAATTgtggtattataaatattatgaataataattttatttacgtaagaatcattttgagaaaaaaagaaacaaaactagaaaactaaattatgaaatttgctTTAGGAGAAGAAGTTAATTATTTGCTTGTTATCAACCAAACCAACCAAAAGCTTTATATGCTTTCCGAGAATCCCGAAACACTGGCCATTTCCTCATTCCAGCTATTTAGTATGTCTCGATACAGACATGTTATTTTCTTAACTCTATACCATTAGACAAAAAAGCAGTTACAATAATAAgtagactaaaataataattatattattgttggaGTGGAAGTGGCTACACTTTACAATCTCTTCAGTGGTTTCCGGTACGCGTGTACAGTCAGCCAAAAATATTTCCAGAGGCTGTGTTCGATACTACACTGATAATATACAagcaagtaatattatttatttgtatagtttttcattcaaatcatattaaagataaaatattctaaaaattaatgttattaattagaAGAACAATCGCTGATTTTCCACTGATcgattgatttaatattaagaatctGCTGTAAAACCTGAAATAGccttactttaaaatcttttataaagaCCATTCAAAAGTAATCATAAAAATGTACTTGAAACAAGCTTATTTTGATTCggtttatttgattaataataagtgTTAATTTATTCTGAAATACTTTTATACGGTTTCTAAATATTGTTCGTATGTTTGGTGATAACTTTAATTACTTCATTGTAGTAGTTTGATTCCTGGAACCTCAATTATATGAAAagcatacataataatataatatttaaatgaattcgtATTTATGGGAATACTTTATCATTCTGTAATTGACCCGTTATCTGGTGACCTCGTCTCCCTCCCACTCTTATTCATGCTGAATTTTATACACCGAAACTCAGAGCTGGCAGCCACCTTGAATCACGTTTGAAGTATAAAGCTAAAATTTTGTGTATACTCGAGTTAATATCAGTAAGAGAAGAAAGTCATAACTTCCGAAACCATTTACATCCATTTACAATAACTTTCTAAATATACTTTCTTAATGCATCTGGAAGAATATTTATCTATGTAACTGAACTTTAGTCTCAACTGACAGGTAATTTAGTCAAAATAATTATCTGTCAATTATTGATGTGAAACATCTTTTGAAACGCCTATAAAATATACTCataattctaaattttaacCGTACTCTTTACACGTTTGGCAAGACGGCTGCTAGCTCTCGTAATAATAGTTCATTGACCGATTTGGGGTCGTGTTttctttttcattatatttttaattacataatataataatatatataatttcatttacttCATTCAGTTTTTCCGGTACTGTATTtgaaacatcatcatcatcacctcTTGCGTTAACTTTTGAATAATCAATATCGCCTCTCTGTCCCTATATATCCTTCCTTGGTCGAGctcttataaaaattatttatttcttacagcgtcccTTGCTTATAAGGTGGGGAAGGAAATGCTTTCACTAGCTGAAGGTATGCCCAACGAAGCTATCTTCCCCTTCACGCGATTCGAATTGACTACCAGAAGTGGTAACACCATGGTGCTGGAAGAGAAGGAGTTGGCATCTGCCCTACAATACATTCCATCTCAAGGGTAAAGATTTAAAATAGCAAAATCaatgtttcaaattattatgtaatgtcattatacatatatatctttccaaataatatataaaacgaagTTTAGACTAGATAAAAGATGATTActtcaatatataaaagttttatgataAACTATTCAATGactaaaaattatcaaaatctgACCTTTGTATGTCAGCATTGAGAATATGATAAAAagcatttaattttctttttcttctatTTTAGTTTCGTTTACCACGCAGTTCCACTGCAATTTGGTGGATGTATGTTTCAGTATTACATCTGACATATGCAGGTTGCTTCACGATGTCTACTTCAATGTTGTGTATCAgatcaataattattacaaattaagtttGTGAACACTTCGTATGTAACACGtggatataatttaacaatttcttCCTATAGCTTGCCATCCCTGCTTACGGAGCTGAGGCAGTTCCAACAGGATTTACATCGCCCTCCTCCTCTAGCACGCGACGTGATTGTCACTAATGGTGCTCAGCATGGAATCTATCAATGCGTTGAGATGCTGGTGGACCCAGGTGATCCAATCCTCACCACCGAATTCACATATACTGGAATCCATAGCGCTGTGAGTTGTATAATCATATAGCACCAACTCCAAGTCCGTCTACAGAAATGCTGAGTTGACATTGGTTTACAACTGTGGATAAATTCACTGCAatcaaataattgattaattctttgaaaaaatattgattgttacattaaataaatgctaAATAGTTGTaacttacttataattaattttataaataattatagctaAAGCCGTATCAACCGGAGATAATTGGAATACCCGAAGACGAAAACGGCTTAATACCAGAAACATTGGATTCCGTTCTCAAAGACAGATTAGCACGTGGTCTGAAGATGCCACGTCTCCTGTACTTCATACCAACTGGCAACAACCCCACTGGCACTGTCTTAAGCATAGAGCGACGACGACAGATATACGAGCTTGCCTGTAAATACGACTTCTTATTAGTGGAAGACGATCCTTACATGTTCCTAAACTATAATAAGGTAAGTCATTGGATTATATGCTTTTGTTGCTATTAGGCGTCAGATCCTGATATCCTAGGTTCCATTCCCAGATATGTTATGTTATAGTTAGATATGTCGTTATGCACATACAACGAGTAATAAcgagaaataaaaacaatttcgaaatgaatttacatattctaatataattaagaaataacgtTTTTGTTCGTCGATCGATTCATTCTCATCATCTATGaactaattattgtattataactttttaaatatacgaatacatttttactttgatatgatgtatgaatgtattaatgtaaaattttaaaactttctgagtatttttataagaaaattaattgaatagtaAATCggatttatgaaaaataataggCTTTCTACATCCATTTTAATCACTATTATAAAGAGACTAAGTCAGTAATCTGTTCCGATATGATAATTGTATTTTCGTTACCTTATCCATATTTAAAGAATTACACGTGCATTTTTATGTCGTAACgttattaatcttatatttaaaaattagtgACTGATTTTGACGCAAATGTGTTCAGGTATCGATCATTCGActgagtttaatatttattcagctATAGTTGGCGTTTACGTAAAGGTGCCGATATTAGAGTACAAATATGGAACGCAAGTTACTCTAGATAattttttaggaaataaaattaagaatgatAAACTTATGATAAACGAAACATCACTCGTACTATATTTACCTGAGCagtatcaccaatgcgccaccaaccttcgggtctaagatgttatatatggGAAACTTCAATCAGaagttgaatttaattaatttgtgatatgaaattAATAGTCATACACGTAGCGTTGGTTTATGATTTgagtttttatcttttttatataaaaacataaatgtaattttgcTCTATACCCATTGTTTATGTGACCCCTGACTTGTGGCGTAATTTTTAATGCACTTCTTCAGAGCGtggtaaaaatgtataaaaaggtAACGTAAAATAGTGGGGTATTATCTTGATCATAACTATTGATTttcataaactatttttatattttatagatttgaagaaaatacagattttttgtattttaatgacaGTTATTGCGCAGTTGGACTTTAACAATATAACATCAATGTTTATGGAAGtgctttacaaatataaaaacaaatacgatTAAGATCGCGGAAACAGGTGTCGATAAAAGACAAACAAATTATCTACTTAGATAAGGTTTTTCTTCCGTATTcgaagattaaatataataatttaataagggTATTCATGACTAGATCGATtgtcatacaaatattataataataaatctctaTAGAGTACATTGATTAGGTTTTTTGTggcaaaattgtatttattttttaatatatgtatttatatattttcggcTCCAATTATAGTAATTCGCCTTTTCACCCGCTGGACTAGGATGGCACCTACTGACCTTGAGGTACTTGGCCTACTCCAACagcataattatacaatatggaaaaaatatgttttgacgaaactctgtattttatttattttactcgatatttatttaatggttctcttaataatatataaattcaattaataattataaattcaattgataACCATCAATTCTCAGATCCG
Proteins encoded in this region:
- the LOC126777436 gene encoding kynurenine/alpha-aminoadipate aminotransferase, mitochondrial, encoding MNVEVFKKILDPRPLYSVMKSRRYSQNVEDIFKFYDDQPSHMQAIKEKYRTLDEKDYNRFLSKRAMKREPALTRQITSLAYKVGKEMLSLAEGMPNEAIFPFTRFELTTRSGNTMVLEEKELASALQYIPSQGLPSLLTELRQFQQDLHRPPPLARDVIVTNGAQHGIYQCVEMLVDPGDPILTTEFTYTGIHSALKPYQPEIIGIPEDENGLIPETLDSVLKDRLARGLKMPRLLYFIPTGNNPTGTVLSIERRRQIYELACKYDFLLVEDDPYMFLNYNKTAPPSFLSMDVCGRVLRLDSVSKVISSGLRAGWLTAPSALMYRAELHAQAELLHSCTLAQTILLNLISNRSALASHLLSTRSFYERRRNALSAAMRGIEGLADWSEPSAGLFHWVHVRGVEDVYNMVFHVAFQRGLILIPGQAFLYDSGATCQYIRLTFSKINIDDMETAIRYLADIIRDEQKLVKQPQRLATER